Genomic segment of Myxococcus stipitatus:
GGCCCTGCCCTTCCCGGGCAAGCGGGACCTGCGCACCGAGGTCGCACGCCTCGGCGCCAAGGCCGTGTCGGCCCAAGTCCTTCGAGCCCGACTGACCATCGAAGCGGAGCTGCGCCGGGCCTACCTCGACCTGCTGATGACTCGAGAGCGACGCGGGTTGCTCGACCGGCTCGAGGCCATCTGGAAGCAGTCCGCGGACCTGGCGCGCATCCGCTACGAGACGGGCGACGGTGCCCAGTCCGACCTGCTGCGCGCGCAGCTCGAGCTCAATCGGATCCGCCAGCGCCGCGTGGCCCTCGACGCCGAGGAGCGCACCCGCGTCCAGACGCTGAACCGGCTGAGCGGGAGGAACCTCGACGAGTCCCTGCCCACCACCACGCGGGTGCGTGACCTGGGCATCCCGGAGCTCGGCGAAGCGGAGGCCGCGGAGAAGGACGCGCTCGAGCGCAGCCCCGAGCTGGCCGAGGGCCGCGCCAACATCGCCCAGGCCCAGCAGCAGCTGGCGCTGGCTCGGAGGGAGCGCTGGCCCGACTTCACCGTCAGCGCCGGAGTGATGCCGCGAGGCGGCGACTTTCCGACCATGTGGCAGGCCAACGTAGGCGTCAACCTGCCCATCTTCTCCGGCAGCAAGCAGAACCGCGCGGTGGCGGAGAGCGTCGCCACCGCCCATGCCACGACCCGCGCGACGGAGACCGTCGAGCAGGTGCTGCGGCTGCGCGTCCGCGAGCGCCTCACCGCCCTGTCCGCCCTGCGCGAGACCGCCGCGCTCTACCGCAGCGGCTTGTTGATGCAATCAGCGGCGACGGCCGAGAGCACGCTGACGCAGTACCGCGTCGGACGTGCCTCGTTCGCCTCCGTGCTGGAAGCCAACTCAGGCATCGTCCGCGATGAAGAAGACTTCCTCTCGACGCTCGTCGAAGCGCAGCGGCTCGCCATCGCGCAGGCGGAAGTGAGCCTGGAGCCCGTCGCGGCCCTCGGCGGTGGCGGCGCGGGCGCGGGCGGAATGCCCGGCGCTGGCAGTGCCCCATCCGCTCCCGCGCGAGGCGCGGCCCCGTCGGGTGGCGCGGCGGGCGCGGCGCCCTCCTCCGCATCCTCCTCCATGTCCGGAATGTAGTTCCGAGGTCCGCATGTCCTCCGTCCCTCCGCCTCCTTCCTCTCAGGCCCCCTCGGGTCGCCGCTTTGGGGCCACCGCGCTCGCGTCGACGGCGCTGGTCAGCGCGCTGCTCGGCGGCGGCACCGTGCACCTGCTCTCGCATCGAGAGGAAGCCCCGCACGCCCACGCGGCACCCTCACCGTCTCCCGAGACCGGGGAGAAGGCCACGCCGCGATTCCAGTGCCCGATGCACCCGGCCATCGTGCAGGACACTCCGGGCAAGTGCCCCATCTGCGGCATGGACCTGGTGTCGATGGCCTCCAGCCCCACAACGCCCGGGGGCCCCACCGTGGAGGGCCTCGCCACCGTGGCCATCGACCCGTCCCGTCAGCAGCTCATCGGGCTGCGCACCGCGCCGGTGATGGAGGGCAAGGTCGGTGGGACGTGGCGCACCAACGGCCGCATCGCGCAGGACGAGACGCGTATCCGCCGCGTCCACATGAAGGTCCCCGCCTTCGTCGAGCGCGTGTTCGCGGACTTCACTGGCAAGCCCGTGCGCCAGGGCGAGCCCCTCTTCGCCGTCTACAGCCCGGAGCTGCTCGCGGCGCAGGAGGAATACCTGCTGGCCCTGCGCACCCGCGAGGCGCTGAGCCAGGCGGGAGGCATGACGACCGATGGTGACGCACTGGTGGCCGCGGCGCGCCGCAAGCTGGAGCTGTGGGACGTGCCCCAGGCGACGCTGGAGCGGCTCACGCGCACGGGCGAAGCCACCCGCACGCTCACCCTCGTCTCCCCCATCTCCGGTGTCATCACCAAGAAGGACGTCGTGGAAGGCGCACGGCTGGAGCTCGGCGCCACCCCGTACGAAATCGTCGACCTGTCTCGCGTCTGGGTCCTGGCCGACGTGTACGAGAGCGAGCTGCGTCACGTGAAGGTGGGCATGCCCGCCACGCTCCAGCTCAAGGCCTTCCCCCATCGGGTGTTCGCGGGGAAGGTGTCCTTCCTCGACCCGGTGCTCGACTCGGCCACGCGCACCGTCAAGGTGCGGCTGGAGTTCCCCAACCCCGATGGAGACCTGCGCCCGGAGATGTTCGGCGAGGTGGTGCTGCGCGGTGCCTCTCGCGACGCACTGAAGATTCCCGCCGACGCGGTGGTCCCCACGGGCACCACCCACGTCGTCTTCGTGTCCCTGGGCGATGGACACTTCGCGCCGCGCGAGGTCCGCCTGGGTGAGTCGGATGGAAAGAGCGTGGAGGTGACCTCGGGACTGAAGGCGGGAGACCAGGTCGTCACCGGCGCCAACTTCCTCGTCGACTCCGAGTCCCGCCTGCGCGCGTCGCTCTCGGCGCTCACCTCGTCGTCGAGTGGCGCCATGGCGGCCCCCGCGCCGGCCGCGCCGCCAGCGTCCTCCGGCCACCACGGAGGCCACTGAGCCCATGATTCGAGCCATCATCCGCTTCTCCGCGGAGAACAAGTACCTGGTCATCGCGGCCACCGTGGTGGCGCTCGTCGGCGCGTGGTGGACCATGCGCAACATCCCGTTGGACGCGCTGCCCGACCTGTCCGACACCCAGGTCATCGTCTACGGGCGATGGGACCGCAGCCCGGACATCATCGAGGACCAGGTCACCTATCCCATCACCACCGCGTTGCTCGGCGCCCCCAAGGTCAAGG
This window contains:
- a CDS encoding TolC family protein; its protein translation is MSLPASSPAWRLDAPRHLVVVLALLSPVAALAQAPLSAPEPQAPPVSSLATDETLSKLLAEALEARPELRQVEAQEKAAQERVPQAGALPDPVLQVGIQNDGFGELMIGEMEGSYFSIMASQALPFPGKRDLRTEVARLGAKAVSAQVLRARLTIEAELRRAYLDLLMTRERRGLLDRLEAIWKQSADLARIRYETGDGAQSDLLRAQLELNRIRQRRVALDAEERTRVQTLNRLSGRNLDESLPTTTRVRDLGIPELGEAEAAEKDALERSPELAEGRANIAQAQQQLALARRERWPDFTVSAGVMPRGGDFPTMWQANVGVNLPIFSGSKQNRAVAESVATAHATTRATETVEQVLRLRVRERLTALSALRETAALYRSGLLMQSAATAESTLTQYRVGRASFASVLEANSGIVRDEEDFLSTLVEAQRLAIAQAEVSLEPVAALGGGGAGAGGMPGAGSAPSAPARGAAPSGGAAGAAPSSASSSMSGM
- a CDS encoding efflux RND transporter periplasmic adaptor subunit — its product is MSSVPPPPSSQAPSGRRFGATALASTALVSALLGGGTVHLLSHREEAPHAHAAPSPSPETGEKATPRFQCPMHPAIVQDTPGKCPICGMDLVSMASSPTTPGGPTVEGLATVAIDPSRQQLIGLRTAPVMEGKVGGTWRTNGRIAQDETRIRRVHMKVPAFVERVFADFTGKPVRQGEPLFAVYSPELLAAQEEYLLALRTREALSQAGGMTTDGDALVAAARRKLELWDVPQATLERLTRTGEATRTLTLVSPISGVITKKDVVEGARLELGATPYEIVDLSRVWVLADVYESELRHVKVGMPATLQLKAFPHRVFAGKVSFLDPVLDSATRTVKVRLEFPNPDGDLRPEMFGEVVLRGASRDALKIPADAVVPTGTTHVVFVSLGDGHFAPREVRLGESDGKSVEVTSGLKAGDQVVTGANFLVDSESRLRASLSALTSSSSGAMAAPAPAAPPASSGHHGGH